The segment TGCCCGGTTACCAGCCAGGTCAAGGACTACCCCTTTGAGGTCAATATTCCGATGGGGCTGCCGGTGGTTGGAGCCATACTGTCTGATCAGGTGAAAAGCCTTGAATGGCGTACCCGAAACGCCGAATTGATATACACGTTACCGGTAGAAATTATCGCCGAGGTTCTCGAGAAACTGAATACACTATTAGTCTAAAGAATGGTTATTCG is part of the Dehalococcoidales bacterium genome and harbors:
- a CDS encoding type II toxin-antitoxin system PemK/MazF family toxin: MTWFGLPWIRQAGHEQACRRPAVVLSPRAYNSKVGLAILCPVTSQVKDYPFEVNIPMGLPVVGAILSDQVKSLEWRTRNAELIYTLPVEIIAEVLEKLNTLLV